One genomic segment of Desulfurispora thermophila DSM 16022 includes these proteins:
- a CDS encoding response regulator transcription factor: MYRIFLVEDEPSLNQILTTYLEKEGWQVRSFLDGESALAALGEQPHLWILDIMLPGIDGYQLLRQIKAQSPAVPVIYISARDADIDRIVGLEMGSDDYLAKPFLPRELVVRAQRVLERVYARPVAEASLLPLSPYVLDEARREVRLGDEVIDLTSKEYDLALFFARHRGLALSREQIISHVWGEDYVGSDRSVDDLVRRLRKKLPELRIETIYGFGYRLTAR; encoded by the coding sequence TTGTACCGCATTTTTCTGGTGGAGGACGAGCCCAGCTTGAACCAGATTTTGACCACTTATTTGGAAAAAGAAGGCTGGCAGGTGCGCAGCTTCCTGGACGGGGAAAGCGCTCTGGCCGCGCTGGGTGAGCAACCGCACCTGTGGATTCTCGACATTATGTTGCCGGGGATTGATGGCTACCAGCTCTTGCGTCAGATCAAAGCGCAAAGTCCTGCCGTGCCGGTGATATATATTTCGGCCCGCGATGCGGATATTGATCGCATTGTCGGGCTGGAAATGGGCAGCGACGACTATCTGGCCAAGCCCTTTTTGCCCCGTGAGCTGGTGGTGCGGGCGCAGCGCGTGCTGGAAAGGGTGTATGCCCGCCCGGTTGCCGAGGCATCCTTGCTCCCCCTCTCCCCTTACGTTTTGGACGAAGCACGGCGGGAGGTCCGCCTGGGGGATGAGGTGATTGATTTGACCAGCAAGGAATATGACCTGGCCCTTTTTTTCGCCCGGCACCGCGGCCTGGCCCTTTCCCGGGAACAGATTATCAGCCATGTTTGGGGCGAGGACTATGTGGGCAGCGACCGTTCGGTGGACGACCTGGTACGCCGCCTGCGTAAAAAGCTGCCCGAACTGCGCATTGAGACCATCTACGGGTTTGGTTACCGCCTGACGGCGCGGTGA
- a CDS encoding sensor histidine kinase has translation MGKLFSEGGVFPWRSLSLQWKIWLAISAVSLFLYITALFLMPAMVRGFFNALLLQPHPPPPRTPAAESLPPFASIQGLRLRTFTLLDDGTTLPPEAQQALSAQLLQEIRRHAASQQAPFRLYESRAIQDDRQAIRYAIRREMVYGRPLYQVSFLRRAEEEQLVSTLLLNFMLYAGIALVVSWFVSLLIVRHLTRPLVQMESHVRRIAGRDWHEPLTVRRGDEIGRLAASIEAMRRQLVEQDAAQQSMLQNISHELKTPVMIIRSYVQAIADGIFPRGDLAGSLQVIEQEGRRLEKLVGQLLYLTRLDYLSGAGAGRAAEAVEMHRLVEELAAHFKLQRPEVDWQMDLAPLTVPGDPDALRVLVENLLDNHMRHAASRLEVRLFAGPPPGGAGCSPGTGVPEKPAGRNSDALAAVSRPGGGSDHRFIATQKEGGGQWAVFTVWNDGSQLTEQELGRLFAPFQKGRRGHSGLGLTICRRVAELHGGTIALANQNGGVISAVWLPL, from the coding sequence ATGGGGAAATTATTCTCTGAGGGTGGCGTTTTTCCCTGGCGCTCCCTTTCCCTGCAGTGGAAAATCTGGCTGGCCATTTCGGCCGTCAGTCTTTTTTTGTATATAACGGCGCTTTTTTTAATGCCGGCCATGGTGCGGGGCTTTTTCAACGCGCTGCTGTTGCAGCCCCACCCCCCGCCGCCCAGGACCCCGGCGGCAGAGTCCCTGCCGCCCTTTGCCAGCATCCAGGGCCTGCGCCTGCGCACCTTTACGCTGCTGGATGACGGCACCACGTTACCCCCCGAGGCTCAGCAGGCCCTATCAGCACAGCTTTTGCAAGAAATAAGGCGCCATGCTGCATCGCAGCAAGCGCCGTTTCGGTTATATGAAAGCCGGGCCATTCAGGATGACCGCCAGGCCATTCGCTATGCCATCCGCCGGGAGATGGTTTACGGCCGACCGCTGTATCAGGTATCCTTTTTGCGCCGGGCGGAGGAGGAGCAACTGGTCAGCACTCTACTGCTCAACTTTATGCTCTATGCGGGCATTGCGCTGGTGGTAAGCTGGTTTGTCTCGTTGCTGATCGTGCGCCACCTCACCCGGCCGCTGGTGCAGATGGAAAGCCACGTGCGGCGCATAGCCGGCCGGGATTGGCACGAACCGCTCACAGTGCGGCGCGGTGACGAGATCGGGCGCCTGGCCGCATCCATAGAAGCCATGCGCCGCCAGCTGGTGGAACAGGATGCCGCCCAGCAGTCCATGTTGCAAAACATATCCCATGAACTGAAGACGCCGGTAATGATCATCCGCAGCTATGTCCAGGCCATAGCCGACGGCATCTTCCCCCGGGGCGACCTGGCCGGCAGCCTGCAGGTGATTGAGCAGGAGGGGCGGCGGCTGGAAAAGCTGGTCGGCCAGCTCTTGTATTTGACCCGGTTGGATTATTTGTCGGGCGCCGGGGCCGGCCGCGCGGCGGAGGCGGTGGAAATGCACCGTCTGGTGGAGGAACTGGCGGCCCATTTTAAGCTGCAAAGGCCGGAAGTGGACTGGCAGATGGATCTGGCACCGCTGACCGTACCCGGGGACCCCGATGCGCTGCGCGTGCTGGTGGAAAACCTGCTGGACAACCACATGCGCCATGCTGCATCCCGACTGGAAGTGCGGCTTTTTGCGGGGCCTCCTCCGGGCGGGGCAGGCTGCTCCCCGGGTACCGGTGTGCCTGAGAAGCCCGCAGGTCGCAACTCTGATGCGTTGGCAGCTGTTTCCCGCCCCGGAGGGGGATCCGATCATCGGTTTATTGCGACCCAAAAGGAGGGCGGCGGGCAGTGGGCCGTGTTCACTGTCTGGAATGATGGTTCCCAACTGACCGAGCAAGAGCTGGGGCGCCTGTTCGCCCCCTTCCAGAAAGGGCGGCGGGGTCACAGTGGCCTGGGGTTGACTATTTGCCGGCGGGTGGCTGAATTGCACGGAGGAACTATTGCTCTGGCCAACCAAAATGGCGGTGTAATCAGCGCTGTTTGGTTGCCGTTATAA
- a CDS encoding methyltransferase, with translation MSVCPEGLPPQPRVLHIGGGPLTYARGFAAAGASVAILDLPAVVQIMSTRIRPEENIRLVAGDFNQGLPAGPYELAFPGNICHIHGEEENAALLQRVQRELVPGGRIAIVDMIRGESAQAAIFAVNMLVNTANGGTWTLAQYESWLGAAGFTGINISPGERKRGYNGNQTALITPPFWLARAIVPPCNSATRRQIVNPRPL, from the coding sequence GTGTCTGTTTGTCCGGAAGGGCTGCCGCCGCAGCCCCGGGTGCTGCACATCGGCGGAGGTCCGCTCACATACGCCCGGGGCTTCGCTGCAGCCGGAGCCAGCGTGGCCATTCTGGATTTACCGGCAGTGGTGCAGATAATGAGCACCCGGATCCGACCGGAGGAAAATATCCGCCTGGTGGCGGGCGACTTCAACCAGGGTCTGCCGGCCGGGCCTTATGAACTGGCTTTTCCAGGAAATATATGCCACATCCACGGAGAAGAAGAAAACGCAGCTCTTCTCCAGCGCGTGCAGAGGGAGCTGGTGCCCGGCGGCCGCATTGCCATTGTGGACATGATCAGGGGTGAGTCAGCCCAGGCCGCCATCTTTGCCGTCAACATGCTGGTGAACACTGCAAATGGCGGCACCTGGACACTGGCCCAGTATGAAAGCTGGCTGGGTGCAGCCGGCTTTACGGGCATAAACATATCACCGGGTGAGCGAAAGAGAGGTTATAACGGCAACCAAACAGCGCTGATTACACCGCCATTTTGGTTGGCCAGAGCAATAGTTCCTCCGTGCAATTCAGCCACCCGCCGGCAAATAGTCAACCCCAGGCCACTGTGA
- a CDS encoding TetR family transcriptional regulator, producing MYWCIKAYPVYETALSLVNKEGLSQLSMGRLADMLGIRAASLYWHVKDKVELMQLMADRIC from the coding sequence TTGTACTGGTGCATAAAGGCGTATCCTGTATACGAGACTGCCCTGTCGCTGGTCAACAAGGAAGGTTTGTCGCAATTAAGCATGGGCCGTCTGGCCGACATGCTCGGAATACGCGCCGCGTCACTTTATTGGCACGTTAAAGACAAGGTGGAGTTAATGCAGTTGATGGCCGATAGGATTTGCTAA
- a CDS encoding thioredoxin domain-containing protein: MSNRLAVEKSPYLLQHAHNPVDWYPWGEEAFARARQEDKPVFLSIGYSTCHWCHVMERESFEDQEVADILNRHYVAVKVDREERPDIDHIYMQACQAMTGQGGWPLTVIMTPDKKPFFAGTYFPKHNKYGRPGLIDLLQQIARLWREDRESLLSLAGQVVQEVYRADGRTADGGLSQAFLERGYHILAQTFDRRYGGFGGAPKFPAPHNLIFLLRYAALFEEPQARHMAEVTLQAMYRGGIHDHIGFGFARYSTDEQWLVPHFEKMLYDNALLAYAYLEAYQATRRTFYAQVARQIFQYVQREMTSSEGAFYSAQDADSEGVEGKYYTWAPDEVLKVLGQEAGGEFCRLFHITERGNFEGKSIPHRIVPYPDPEEGWQELMDDSHPFLSQDRQRLLAARLRRVPPYKDDKVLTAWNGLMIAALARGAFVLDEPFWAEMAGRAVDFIWEKMRRPDGRLLARYRDGQAAYPAYLDDYAFLVWGLLELYQATWQTGYLRQAVQLHRDMSALFEDENNGGFYFTAVDSEELLARPREIYDGATPSGNSVAICNALRLYSLTGDDSFQEQAARTLRAFASQVDQYPAGYCFYLLGLLQHLYPGPEIFMALPEQQAGHVAAQPLRELLRQAYLPGAVVAGAYTHGQYTELAELAPTLANRRPKDGQPSVYMCREQTCLPPITTVAQLAQELGISV, from the coding sequence ATGTCCAACAGGCTCGCGGTGGAAAAATCTCCCTACCTGCTGCAGCACGCCCATAACCCCGTGGACTGGTACCCGTGGGGTGAGGAGGCATTTGCCAGAGCTCGACAGGAAGACAAGCCCGTTTTTTTAAGCATTGGTTATAGCACCTGTCACTGGTGTCATGTCATGGAACGGGAGTCTTTTGAAGACCAGGAAGTGGCGGATATATTGAATCGCCATTATGTTGCGGTCAAGGTGGACCGCGAGGAGCGTCCGGATATTGACCATATCTACATGCAGGCCTGTCAGGCCATGACTGGGCAGGGTGGCTGGCCACTCACGGTGATCATGACGCCCGATAAAAAGCCATTTTTTGCCGGTACATATTTCCCCAAACATAACAAGTACGGACGGCCGGGTTTGATCGACTTGCTGCAACAGATTGCCCGCCTCTGGCGAGAGGACCGGGAGAGTTTGCTCAGCCTGGCCGGGCAGGTGGTGCAAGAGGTGTACCGGGCTGACGGACGGACGGCTGATGGTGGTCTTTCTCAGGCATTTTTGGAACGGGGCTATCATATTTTGGCCCAAACGTTCGACCGGCGTTACGGGGGCTTTGGTGGCGCGCCCAAGTTTCCCGCACCGCACAACCTGATTTTTTTATTGCGCTACGCCGCACTTTTTGAAGAGCCGCAGGCCCGGCATATGGCGGAAGTTACCCTGCAGGCCATGTACCGGGGCGGCATACACGACCACATCGGCTTTGGCTTTGCCCGCTACAGCACGGATGAGCAGTGGTTGGTGCCGCATTTTGAGAAAATGCTTTATGACAATGCCCTGCTGGCCTACGCTTACCTGGAGGCTTATCAGGCCACCCGCAGGACCTTTTACGCCCAGGTGGCGCGCCAGATATTTCAGTATGTGCAGCGCGAGATGACCTCATCCGAGGGAGCTTTTTATTCGGCCCAGGATGCTGATTCGGAAGGCGTGGAGGGCAAATATTACACTTGGGCACCGGATGAAGTGCTTAAGGTGCTGGGCCAGGAAGCAGGAGGGGAATTCTGCCGCCTTTTCCACATCACGGAGCGGGGCAATTTTGAGGGCAAAAGTATTCCCCACCGCATAGTGCCTTACCCCGATCCTGAAGAGGGATGGCAGGAACTAATGGATGATAGTCATCCATTTTTGTCCCAGGACCGCCAACGGTTGTTGGCCGCCCGCCTGCGCCGTGTGCCACCCTACAAAGATGATAAAGTGCTAACCGCCTGGAATGGACTAATGATTGCGGCACTGGCCCGGGGCGCGTTTGTGTTGGACGAGCCGTTTTGGGCGGAAATGGCCGGGCGGGCGGTGGATTTCATTTGGGAAAAAATGCGGCGGCCGGACGGGCGCCTGCTGGCCCGCTACCGGGATGGACAGGCCGCCTACCCGGCTTATCTGGATGATTACGCTTTTCTGGTCTGGGGATTACTGGAGCTTTATCAGGCTACATGGCAAACAGGTTATTTGCGCCAGGCTGTACAGTTACACCGGGATATGAGCGCGCTTTTTGAGGATGAGAATAATGGGGGCTTTTATTTTACCGCCGTGGACAGTGAGGAGTTGTTGGCCCGCCCCAGGGAGATTTATGACGGCGCTACGCCTTCCGGTAATTCGGTAGCCATATGCAATGCTCTGCGCCTGTACTCCCTGACGGGTGATGATAGCTTCCAGGAACAGGCGGCCAGGACATTGCGTGCTTTTGCTTCCCAGGTGGACCAGTATCCGGCGGGATATTGTTTTTACTTGCTGGGCCTGCTTCAACACCTGTATCCGGGACCGGAGATTTTTATGGCATTGCCAGAGCAGCAGGCGGGACATGTTGCAGCTCAGCCCTTGCGCGAATTGTTGCGGCAGGCTTATTTACCGGGTGCAGTGGTGGCCGGTGCGTATACACATGGGCAGTACACTGAACTGGCCGAACTTGCTCCCACCCTGGCCAATCGCCGCCCCAAAGATGGTCAACCGTCGGTGTATATGTGTAGAGAACAGACCTGTTTGCCGCCCATTACTACTGTGGCTCAGTTGGCGCAGGAACTCGGTATCTCAGTATGA
- a CDS encoding DUF554 domain-containing protein produces MVGTIVNAAAIVAGSLVGCLLRKGISTATSDTIMQGIGLAVFLVGAQMALETQDLLIVIISLVIGGMIGEWLGIEKKLENMGQYIESKFKRTESNIARGFVTASLVYCVGAMAILGSLEDGLTGNPSTLLAKSILDGVSSVFFASTMGIGVAFSAVPVFLYQGSITLLAELVKGFFSTPVIAELKATGGLLIVGISINVLGIKKINVGNLLPAVFVAMALAWLVSKYKIM; encoded by the coding sequence TTGGTTGGCACAATAGTGAACGCAGCAGCAATAGTGGCAGGAAGTTTGGTGGGCTGCCTGCTGCGCAAAGGCATATCCACTGCCACCAGCGATACCATTATGCAGGGCATCGGCCTGGCCGTTTTCCTGGTGGGCGCACAAATGGCACTGGAAACCCAGGACCTGCTAATCGTGATCATCAGCCTTGTCATAGGGGGTATGATTGGAGAATGGCTGGGTATAGAAAAAAAGCTGGAAAACATGGGCCAGTATATTGAAAGCAAATTTAAAAGAACAGAAAGCAACATTGCCCGCGGCTTTGTCACGGCCAGCCTGGTCTACTGCGTGGGAGCCATGGCCATCCTTGGGTCACTGGAGGACGGATTGACCGGCAATCCTTCCACACTGCTGGCCAAATCCATCCTGGACGGTGTCAGCTCGGTCTTCTTCGCCTCCACCATGGGGATAGGGGTGGCCTTCTCAGCAGTACCAGTTTTCTTGTACCAGGGCAGCATAACTTTACTGGCCGAACTTGTAAAAGGCTTTTTCAGTACACCTGTGATTGCAGAATTGAAAGCCACCGGCGGACTGCTCATTGTGGGCATCAGCATCAATGTACTGGGCATAAAAAAAATCAATGTGGGCAATCTGCTGCCGGCCGTGTTCGTAGCCATGGCCCTGGCCTGGCTGGTGAGCAAATATAAAATCATGTAG
- a CDS encoding ParB/RepB/Spo0J family partition protein: MTKKRGLGKGLEVLFPAASQVLDNPEPALLEIDMSLIKPNPRQPRQNMADDKLQELADSIREHGVVQPVVVRRLDDGSYELIAGERRWRACRLLQLSKIPAIVRNYNDLEAAAVALIENIQRENLNPLEEAVAYRRLIDEYGLTQEDLSQRVGKSRPFISNMLRLLHLPDEVKEMINQGQLTAGHARAVLAAPDEKLQVKIARKVVTRGLSVRQTEELVKSLQEQTARLSRPEKPDTGAVLQVREIEESVQRFLNAPVKIRKEQNGGGKIIITFKDSDEMARLINRIIG, from the coding sequence TTGACTAAAAAGCGCGGCCTGGGCAAAGGTCTGGAAGTGCTTTTTCCGGCGGCCAGCCAGGTTCTGGATAATCCCGAACCCGCCCTGCTGGAAATTGACATGAGCCTGATCAAACCCAATCCCCGCCAACCCCGCCAGAATATGGCCGATGACAAACTGCAGGAGCTGGCTGATTCCATCCGGGAGCACGGTGTGGTGCAACCTGTGGTGGTACGCCGCCTGGACGACGGCAGCTATGAGCTCATCGCCGGCGAGCGGCGCTGGCGGGCCTGCCGGCTGCTGCAGCTGAGCAAGATCCCGGCCATTGTGCGCAACTATAACGATCTGGAAGCTGCGGCTGTCGCCCTGATTGAAAATATCCAGCGGGAAAATTTAAACCCTTTGGAGGAAGCCGTAGCTTACCGCCGCTTGATTGACGAATACGGCCTGACACAGGAAGATCTGTCCCAGCGGGTGGGCAAAAGCCGTCCCTTTATCAGCAACATGCTGCGTCTGCTGCACCTGCCGGACGAAGTCAAGGAAATGATAAATCAGGGCCAGCTTACGGCCGGCCACGCCCGGGCCGTGCTGGCCGCGCCCGATGAAAAACTGCAGGTAAAAATAGCCCGCAAGGTAGTGACCAGGGGACTCAGTGTACGCCAGACCGAAGAGCTGGTAAAATCCCTGCAGGAACAGACCGCCAGGCTGTCCCGGCCGGAGAAGCCCGATACCGGTGCCGTATTGCAGGTGAGGGAAATTGAGGAGTCGGTGCAGCGCTTTCTCAATGCACCGGTCAAAATCCGCAAGGAGCAGAACGGCGGGGGCAAGATAATTATTACTTTCAAGGATAGCGACGAAATGGCACGTCTGATCAACCGGATCATCGGCTAG
- a CDS encoding ParA family protein codes for MGKVIAIANQKGGVAKTTTAVNLSAGLALLGQRVLLVDIDPQGNATSGLGINKDELEHTIYDVLINNLPASSVITATQLENLHVLPARIELAAAELEMVNLPQREYRCRTALSGVPGYDYTIIDCPPSLGLLTINALTAAHSVIIPIQCEYYALEGLGQLMNTVRMVQSSFNRQLQIEGVLLTMFDGRTNLSIQVVEEVKKHFKNLVYRTIIPRNVRLSEAPSYGQPVMMYDRRSRGAEVYQELAREVMGLD; via the coding sequence ATGGGCAAAGTCATCGCCATTGCCAATCAGAAAGGCGGCGTAGCCAAAACCACCACCGCCGTCAATTTAAGCGCCGGGTTGGCCCTGCTGGGGCAAAGAGTGTTGCTGGTGGACATCGACCCGCAGGGCAATGCCACCAGCGGTCTGGGCATAAACAAGGATGAACTGGAACACACAATTTATGATGTTTTGATTAACAATCTGCCGGCCAGCAGCGTGATCACGGCCACCCAGCTGGAAAACCTGCACGTTTTGCCTGCTCGCATCGAACTGGCGGCCGCCGAACTGGAAATGGTGAACCTGCCCCAGCGCGAATACCGCTGCCGCACTGCCTTAAGCGGCGTCCCCGGCTATGACTACACGATTATTGATTGCCCGCCCTCGCTGGGCCTCTTGACCATCAACGCCTTGACGGCCGCCCACTCGGTAATCATTCCCATCCAGTGTGAGTATTATGCCCTGGAGGGTCTGGGCCAACTCATGAACACAGTTCGCATGGTGCAGAGCAGCTTTAACCGGCAACTGCAAATAGAAGGCGTGCTGCTGACCATGTTTGACGGGCGCACCAACTTGAGCATTCAGGTGGTGGAGGAAGTGAAGAAACACTTCAAAAACCTGGTTTACCGCACCATCATCCCCCGCAATGTGCGGCTTTCCGAAGCACCCAGTTACGGCCAACCGGTCATGATGTACGACCGCCGCTCGCGCGGCGCGGAAGTATACCAGGAACTGGCCCGGGAGGTGATGGGGCTTGACTAA
- a CDS encoding radical SAM protein, which produces MSYRDLFPDKLAVRVVKAVNLLADCTVCAHDCRVNRLQGEKGFCQAGRLAMVSSWGPHFGEEDVLVGRNGSGTIFFTHCNLACRFCQNCDISQDGEGSEVTARELAQIMLQLQSRGCHNINLVSPSHYVPQILEALLIAVEKGLHIPLVYNTGGYDALPTLQLLDGVVDIYMPDIKFGNDALGQRYTRAPRYFTVAKQAVLEMHRQVGDLVVDEHGIAVRGLLVRHLVMPHDLARTAEVIKFIAQEVSRNTLVNIMDQYYPAHQAHRYPEIARRITREEYSRALQLARQYGLRRIYGA; this is translated from the coding sequence GTGAGTTATCGAGATCTTTTTCCTGATAAACTGGCGGTGCGGGTGGTAAAGGCAGTCAATTTACTGGCTGATTGCACGGTTTGTGCTCATGACTGTCGCGTGAACAGGCTGCAGGGGGAAAAGGGGTTTTGTCAGGCTGGCCGCCTGGCTATGGTGAGCAGTTGGGGGCCCCATTTCGGGGAAGAGGATGTGCTGGTGGGACGGAATGGATCGGGTACAATATTTTTCACCCACTGCAACCTGGCCTGCCGCTTTTGCCAGAACTGCGACATCAGCCAGGATGGAGAGGGCAGTGAGGTAACTGCCCGGGAACTGGCCCAAATTATGCTGCAATTGCAAAGCAGGGGTTGCCACAACATCAACCTGGTTTCCCCCAGCCATTATGTGCCGCAGATACTGGAAGCGCTGCTCATAGCAGTTGAAAAAGGGCTGCATATCCCCCTGGTTTATAACACCGGTGGCTATGACGCATTGCCCACATTACAACTGCTGGATGGAGTGGTGGATATTTACATGCCCGACATCAAGTTTGGCAATGATGCCCTGGGCCAGCGCTATACCCGGGCGCCGCGCTATTTCACAGTGGCCAAACAGGCTGTGCTGGAAATGCACCGCCAGGTGGGAGATCTGGTAGTGGATGAGCACGGTATAGCCGTGCGCGGGCTTTTAGTGCGCCACCTGGTTATGCCACACGACCTGGCCCGGACGGCAGAGGTGATAAAATTTATTGCCCAAGAGGTGTCCCGGAACACGCTGGTAAACATTATGGATCAGTATTACCCGGCGCACCAGGCACACCGCTATCCGGAAATTGCCCGCCGGATTACCCGGGAGGAATATAGCCGGGCGCTTCAGTTGGCCCGCCAATATGGACTGCGGCGGATTTACGGGGCATGA
- the scfB gene encoding thioether cross-link-forming SCIFF peptide maturase — protein MIHKFTFDDTHLVLDVHSGALHQVDELVYTMLQEGANFDQPAARRAGLDWLRRRIADGGWESASAVADGAPDGLSRAAGGNEQAGEETLLTEALEEIQQLIAQGLLYSPDPLGGHYEPPRTGVVKALCLHLAHDCNLACRYCFAGQGAYGGPAGLMSAAVGRRAIDFLLSAAGSRRHVEVDFFGGEPLLNKQVMYELVQYGRQQAQKVGKQIKFTLTTNALLLDQATAEFLNQQEMSVVLSHDGRPAVHDRMRPFPAGGGSAELVLEKIHHFLSSRNYQNYYVRGTYTALNTDFAADVIYLIEQGFAEVSVEPVVAPPLQPYALREEHLPELKQQYEILTRYLLQRHRQGRPVNFFHFNIDLEGGPCLAKRLTGCAAGVEYLAVAPDGALYPCHQFAGREEYRLGDVWQGVQNQNLVETFRQAHIYHKPHCQECWARHYCSGGCHASAVNYGGHILSPYPLGCELARKRLECALYLKAQQLAN, from the coding sequence ATGATTCATAAATTCACGTTTGACGATACCCACCTGGTGCTGGATGTGCACAGCGGGGCGCTGCACCAGGTGGACGAGTTGGTTTACACCATGCTGCAGGAAGGGGCAAACTTTGACCAGCCGGCGGCGCGGCGGGCCGGGCTGGACTGGCTGCGCAGGCGGATCGCAGACGGCGGGTGGGAGAGTGCTTCTGCGGTAGCGGATGGAGCACCAGACGGCCTGTCTCGGGCTGCCGGCGGTAATGAGCAGGCAGGTGAAGAAACACTGTTAACAGAGGCCCTGGAGGAGATCCAGCAGCTCATAGCCCAGGGCCTGCTCTACAGCCCCGACCCGCTGGGCGGCCACTACGAGCCGCCTCGCACCGGTGTGGTCAAAGCGCTCTGCCTGCACCTGGCCCACGATTGTAACCTGGCCTGCCGCTATTGCTTTGCCGGCCAGGGCGCCTATGGCGGGCCGGCCGGGCTGATGTCCGCCGCGGTGGGGAGGCGGGCCATCGACTTTTTGCTATCCGCCGCCGGGTCGCGCCGCCATGTGGAAGTGGACTTCTTCGGCGGTGAGCCGCTGCTGAACAAACAGGTGATGTATGAATTGGTGCAGTATGGCCGGCAGCAGGCGCAAAAGGTGGGCAAGCAAATCAAGTTCACCCTAACCACCAACGCCCTGCTGCTGGACCAGGCCACCGCCGAATTTTTAAACCAGCAGGAGATGAGCGTGGTTTTAAGCCACGACGGCCGGCCGGCAGTGCACGACCGCATGCGCCCCTTTCCGGCCGGCGGCGGCTCGGCGGAGCTGGTGCTGGAAAAAATTCACCATTTTTTATCCAGTAGAAACTACCAGAATTACTATGTGCGCGGCACATACACCGCTCTGAACACGGACTTTGCCGCTGATGTGATCTATCTCATTGAGCAGGGTTTTGCTGAGGTATCGGTGGAGCCCGTGGTGGCCCCGCCTCTACAGCCCTATGCGTTGCGCGAAGAGCACCTGCCCGAGTTAAAGCAGCAATACGAAATCCTTACCCGCTACCTGCTGCAGCGCCACCGTCAGGGCCGGCCGGTCAATTTCTTTCATTTCAACATAGACTTAGAAGGCGGACCCTGTCTGGCCAAACGTCTCACGGGTTGCGCGGCGGGAGTGGAATATCTGGCCGTGGCGCCCGACGGTGCCCTTTACCCCTGCCACCAGTTTGCCGGCCGGGAGGAATACCGCCTGGGCGATGTCTGGCAGGGTGTGCAAAACCAGAACCTGGTGGAAACCTTCCGCCAGGCCCACATTTACCACAAGCCGCACTGCCAGGAGTGCTGGGCGCGCCATTACTGCAGCGGTGGCTGTCATGCCAGTGCGGTCAATTACGGCGGGCATATCCTGTCCCCCTACCCGCTGGGTTGTGAGCTGGCCAGAAAGCGGTTGGAGTGTGCGCTGTACTTGAAGGCGCAGCAGCTGGCCAATTAA